In Kitasatospora gansuensis, a genomic segment contains:
- a CDS encoding DUF4097 family beta strand repeat-containing protein codes for MKRVLAGFGVAVAVVAGVTGCAAQEEREVAYGVTEAVRVLVVDGGTGDVEVVGEGSEVRVTEHQSYRGTAPEAKHQVADGTLTLSYRCPEDDCAVGYRVRVPAGTVVKVKAGTGSVRLTGLTAEVEASAGTGTITAERLGGQKVQLTAGTGDVKAGFAVAPADVRVKAGTGSVRVTVPKGEEYAVEAATGTGSVDVQVPVRTVSERRIVARAATGDVTVSGG; via the coding sequence GTGAAGCGGGTACTGGCGGGGTTCGGGGTGGCGGTGGCCGTGGTGGCGGGGGTCACCGGGTGTGCGGCGCAGGAGGAGCGGGAGGTCGCGTACGGGGTGACCGAGGCGGTGCGGGTGCTGGTGGTGGACGGCGGGACCGGGGACGTCGAGGTGGTCGGGGAAGGCTCGGAGGTGCGGGTGACGGAGCATCAGTCGTACCGGGGGACGGCGCCGGAGGCGAAGCACCAGGTGGCGGACGGGACGCTGACGCTGTCGTACCGGTGCCCGGAGGACGACTGTGCGGTGGGCTACCGGGTGCGGGTGCCGGCCGGGACGGTGGTGAAGGTGAAGGCGGGGACCGGGAGCGTACGGCTGACGGGTCTGACCGCCGAGGTGGAGGCGTCGGCCGGGACCGGCACGATCACGGCGGAGCGGCTGGGCGGGCAGAAGGTGCAGCTGACCGCGGGGACGGGGGACGTGAAGGCGGGCTTCGCGGTGGCCCCGGCCGACGTCCGGGTGAAGGCGGGGACGGGCAGCGTGCGGGTGACGGTGCCGAAGGGCGAGGAGTACGCGGTGGAGGCGGCCACCGGCACCGGCAGCGTGGACGTCCAGGTGCCGGTGCGGACCGTGTCGGAGCGGAGGATCGTGGCCCGGGCGGCGACCGGTGACGTCACGGTCAGTGGTGGCTGA